The following coding sequences lie in one Chelatococcus sp. YT9 genomic window:
- the cyoA gene encoding ubiquinol oxidase subunit II codes for MSKLRLFALLPLAVLLTGCNFVVMRPAGDVAEQQRDLIIASTILMLLIIIPVMVLTVIFAWRYRHTNKDAPYDPEWSHSTQLELVIWAAPLLIIICLGALTWMGTHLLDPYRPLDRIAPGEPVPRDVQPLEVQVVALDWKWLFIYPEHQIALVNEFAAPVDRPIRFRISASSVMNSFYVPALAGMIYAMPGMETKLHAVINKAGDYQGFSANYSGAGFSGMRFTFRGLPDAEFDAWIAQVKASSENLGREEYLELEKPSENVPVRRFGTVDPQLFAAIVNRCVEPGKMCAHEMMAIDAQGGLGLAGIDLMRLHYDKTARRGAFFGPTPTYLVSICSVEEANAALNQGAVKPLPISGSPILGVGLPRPSFTPSPSPRASWLLDMRQSQRS; via the coding sequence GTGAGCAAACTTCGCCTTTTCGCTCTGCTGCCGCTCGCGGTTTTGCTGACTGGCTGCAACTTCGTTGTGATGAGGCCTGCCGGCGACGTTGCCGAGCAGCAGCGCGACCTCATTATCGCCTCCACGATCCTCATGCTGCTCATCATCATTCCGGTGATGGTGCTCACGGTCATATTCGCGTGGCGTTATCGGCATACGAACAAGGACGCGCCGTACGATCCGGAATGGTCGCATTCCACACAGCTTGAGCTTGTTATCTGGGCTGCGCCTCTTCTGATCATCATCTGCCTTGGGGCCCTTACCTGGATGGGGACGCATCTGCTGGATCCGTATCGCCCTCTTGATCGCATTGCGCCGGGGGAGCCCGTTCCCCGGGATGTGCAGCCCCTGGAGGTCCAGGTCGTCGCATTAGATTGGAAATGGTTGTTCATCTATCCCGAGCACCAGATCGCGCTCGTCAATGAATTTGCGGCGCCAGTGGATCGCCCCATCCGTTTCCGCATCAGCGCTTCATCGGTGATGAACTCGTTTTACGTGCCTGCGTTGGCTGGGATGATCTATGCGATGCCCGGGATGGAGACCAAGCTTCATGCGGTCATCAACAAGGCAGGTGACTATCAAGGCTTCTCGGCCAACTATAGCGGCGCAGGGTTCTCGGGAATGCGCTTCACGTTCCGCGGGCTTCCCGACGCCGAATTCGACGCCTGGATCGCACAAGTCAAGGCTTCGAGCGAAAACCTCGGCCGGGAGGAATATCTCGAGCTCGAAAAACCCAGCGAGAACGTGCCGGTTCGCCGCTTTGGAACCGTCGATCCGCAGCTGTTCGCCGCCATCGTCAATCGTTGCGTCGAACCGGGCAAGATGTGCGCCCACGAGATGATGGCGATCGACGCACAAGGCGGCCTCGGCCTTGCCGGGATCGATTTGATGCGCTTGCATTATGACAAGACCGCCAGACGCGGCGCATTTTTCGGCCCCACACCGACCTATCTCGTCAGCATCTGCTCCGTCGAGGAGGCGAACGCCGCGCTCAATCAAGGTGCCGTCAAGCCATTGCCCATCTCGGGTTCGCCGATCCTCGGCGTTGGCCTGCCACGTCCTTCGTTCACGCCTTCACCATCGCCGCGCGCCTCCTGGCTTCTTGACATGCGCCAGTCGCAAAGATCCTGA
- the cyoB gene encoding cytochrome o ubiquinol oxidase subunit I → MTDPTANYSFLLGRFSLESLPLNEPIVVVTFVVVALLGACLLGAITYFRLWGYLWREWFTTVDHKRIGIMYMVLGIVMLLRGFSDAIMMRLQQAIAFNGSEGYLDAHHYDQIFTAHGVIMIFFVAMPLVTGLMNYVVPLQIGARDVSFPFLNNFSFWMTAGGAVIVMMSLFIGEFAKTGWLAYPPLSGIQYSPDVGVDYYIWALQVAGVGTTLSGINLICTIVKMRCPGMTMMKMPIFTWTSLCTNVLIVASFPVLTAVLVLLSLDRYVGTNFFTNDFGGNPMMYVNLIWIWGHPEVYILILPAFGIFSEVASTFSGKRLFGYTSMVYATVCITILSYLVWLHHFFTMGSGASVNSFFGITTMIISIPTGAKIFNWLFTMYRGRIRFELPMMWTVAFMLIFVIGGMTGVLLAVPPADFVLHNSLFLVAHFHNVIIGGVLFGLFAGMTYWFPKAFGFKLDPFWGKMSFWFWVSGFFFAFMPLYVLGLMGVTRRLRVFDDPSLQIWFVIAGFGAFLILCGILSFLLQIAVSIMKRDQLRDTTGDPWHGRTLEWATSSPPPDYNFAFTPVVHDGDAWWDMKARGYERPLEGFRPIHMPSNTAAGVILAGFSVALAIGLIWYVWWLAALSFVGLLATAIGHTFNYKRDFYIPADEVARTETERTRLIAAQV, encoded by the coding sequence ATGACTGATCCTACTGCGAACTACAGCTTTCTTCTCGGGCGGTTCAGCCTGGAATCCCTGCCCCTGAATGAGCCCATCGTTGTGGTGACCTTCGTGGTCGTCGCCCTCCTCGGAGCCTGTCTTCTCGGCGCGATCACCTATTTTCGCCTGTGGGGCTATCTCTGGCGCGAGTGGTTCACCACTGTAGACCACAAGCGCATCGGCATCATGTATATGGTGCTCGGCATAGTCATGTTGCTGCGCGGCTTTTCCGACGCCATCATGATGCGCCTGCAACAGGCAATCGCCTTCAATGGAAGCGAAGGCTATCTCGACGCGCATCACTACGACCAGATTTTCACGGCTCACGGCGTGATCATGATCTTTTTCGTGGCCATGCCGCTGGTGACCGGCTTGATGAACTACGTCGTGCCGCTGCAGATCGGGGCACGCGACGTCTCGTTTCCGTTCCTCAACAACTTCAGCTTCTGGATGACGGCGGGTGGCGCGGTCATCGTGATGATGTCGCTATTTATCGGGGAGTTCGCCAAGACCGGCTGGCTCGCTTATCCACCATTGTCGGGGATCCAGTACAGTCCGGATGTTGGCGTTGACTACTACATATGGGCGCTGCAGGTCGCGGGCGTCGGGACGACCTTATCGGGCATCAACCTGATTTGTACGATCGTTAAGATGCGTTGCCCCGGCATGACGATGATGAAGATGCCGATCTTCACCTGGACGTCGCTCTGCACGAACGTGCTCATCGTGGCATCTTTCCCTGTTCTGACCGCCGTCCTCGTGCTCCTGTCGCTCGATCGTTACGTAGGGACCAATTTCTTCACGAACGATTTCGGCGGCAACCCGATGATGTATGTCAACCTCATCTGGATCTGGGGGCATCCGGAGGTTTACATTCTTATCCTGCCGGCATTCGGCATCTTCTCCGAAGTCGCCTCGACTTTCTCAGGCAAGAGGCTTTTCGGGTATACGTCCATGGTCTACGCGACCGTGTGCATCACGATCCTGTCCTACCTCGTATGGCTGCACCACTTCTTCACCATGGGTTCCGGCGCGAGCGTCAATTCGTTCTTCGGCATCACGACGATGATCATCTCGATCCCCACCGGCGCGAAGATCTTCAACTGGCTGTTCACGATGTATCGCGGGCGGATCCGGTTCGAGCTGCCGATGATGTGGACGGTCGCCTTCATGCTGATCTTCGTAATCGGCGGCATGACGGGCGTGCTCCTTGCCGTCCCGCCGGCAGACTTCGTACTCCACAACAGCCTGTTTCTCGTCGCGCATTTCCATAACGTCATCATTGGCGGCGTGTTGTTCGGCCTCTTCGCCGGCATGACATACTGGTTCCCGAAGGCATTCGGCTTCAAGCTCGATCCCTTTTGGGGCAAGATGTCGTTTTGGTTCTGGGTGTCCGGCTTCTTCTTCGCCTTCATGCCACTTTATGTGCTCGGCTTGATGGGCGTTACACGGCGGCTGAGGGTCTTCGACGACCCCTCGCTCCAGATCTGGTTCGTGATAGCTGGTTTCGGCGCCTTCCTGATCCTGTGCGGGATCCTCTCATTCCTTCTGCAGATCGCCGTCAGCATCATGAAGCGGGACCAGTTGCGCGATACAACAGGCGATCCCTGGCACGGCCGGACCCTCGAATGGGCCACCTCATCGCCGCCTCCGGACTACAACTTCGCCTTCACGCCCGTCGTGCACGACGGTGATGCCTGGTGGGATATGAAGGCCCGGGGGTACGAGCGCCCCCTGGAAGGCTTCAGGCCCATCCATATGCCGAGCAACACAGCCGCCGGCGTGATCCTTGCTGGTTTCAGCGTCGCCCTCGCCATCGGCCTGATCTGGTATGTCTGGTGGCTCGCGGCGCTGAGCTTCGTTGGCCTCCTGGCGACAGCGATCGGGCACACCTTCAACTACAAGCGCGATTTTTACATTCCCGCCGATGAGGTTGCGCGCACCGAGACCGAGCGCACGCGCCTTATCGCGGCTCAGGTGTAA
- the cyoC gene encoding cytochrome o ubiquinol oxidase subunit III has protein sequence MTTVVSTAKAEPGAPTFYLVEEHHHEEGSSTLLGFWIYLMSDCLIFAVLFATFGVLGGNFAAGPGPKDLFDLPLVALNTSMLLFSSITYGFAMLTMAQGRVAATQIWLAVTGLFGLAFLSIELYEFTHMFHVGATPQRSAFLSSFFALVGTHGLHVTFGTIWLVTLMVQVHQRGLIAANRRRLMCLSMFWHFLDVIWIGVFTFVYLMGMLR, from the coding sequence ATGACAACAGTCGTTAGCACCGCGAAGGCCGAACCAGGCGCCCCTACCTTCTATCTCGTGGAGGAGCATCACCACGAGGAGGGGTCGAGCACACTGCTCGGCTTCTGGATCTATTTGATGAGCGACTGCCTCATCTTTGCAGTCCTGTTCGCGACCTTCGGGGTGCTCGGCGGCAACTTCGCCGCGGGGCCGGGGCCGAAGGACCTCTTCGACCTTCCCCTGGTCGCCCTGAACACATCGATGCTCCTGTTTTCGTCGATCACATATGGTTTCGCCATGCTGACCATGGCGCAGGGGCGGGTCGCGGCTACTCAGATCTGGCTCGCGGTCACGGGCCTCTTCGGCCTCGCGTTCCTCTCGATCGAACTCTACGAGTTCACGCATATGTTTCATGTGGGTGCTACCCCCCAACGCAGCGCGTTCCTGTCCTCGTTCTTCGCGCTCGTCGGCACCCACGGTCTTCATGTGACATTCGGCACGATCTGGCTTGTGACCCTGATGGTTCAGGTGCACCAGCGCGGTCTGATCGCTGCGAACAGGCGACGCCTCATGTGCCTCAGCATGTTCTGGCACTTCCTGGACGTTATCTGGATCGGCGTCTTCACCTTTGTCTATCTCATGGGAATGCTTCGATGA
- the cyoD gene encoding cytochrome o ubiquinol oxidase subunit IV, which produces MSTDGHAAHASTHDQGHDSHNAGPSHGTLRSYLIGFALSVVLTAVPFWLVMARPIASNEVTAVAIMAFAIVQIVVHMIYFLHMDFRSEGGWTMMALVFTLIIVFIALSGSLWVMYHLDTNMMPGHATGQAP; this is translated from the coding sequence ATGAGCACCGACGGTCACGCCGCTCACGCGTCTACCCACGACCAAGGTCACGATAGCCACAACGCTGGTCCCTCGCATGGAACGCTGCGCAGCTATCTCATCGGCTTCGCGCTGTCCGTGGTTTTGACGGCCGTGCCCTTCTGGCTCGTGATGGCGCGTCCTATCGCGAGCAATGAAGTGACTGCCGTCGCGATCATGGCCTTTGCCATCGTGCAGATCGTCGTTCACATGATCTACTTCCTGCATATGGACTTCCGCTCAGAAGGTGGATGGACGATGATGGCTCTCGTCTTCACGCTTATCATCGTCTTCATCGCGCTCTCCGGATCGCTCTGGGTCATGTATCACCTCGACACCAATATGATGCCCGGCCATGCGACGGGCCAGGCTCCGTGA
- a CDS encoding SURF1 family protein, protein MTGFSGMARAADLHDRTREPAGGRAPAAIPSDPAPRSPWVLALLGILAIIGVAGFTALGVWQIERRAWKLDLIARVDSRIHAPAIAAPGPDAWPRIDTANDEYRRVVVTGHFLNDRETLVQAVTERGGGYWVLTPLRTATGFTVLVNRGFVPPELRDAAARAAGQISGETTVTGLLRLTEPQGALLRTNDPVNDRWYSRDIAAIAGARGLSGTAPYFIDADRVAASLSTPVGGLTIINFPNNHLVYALTWFGLALMVLAAAIFVFRGEYRLRRGLPP, encoded by the coding sequence GTGACGGGCTTCTCCGGCATGGCACGCGCTGCCGATCTACATGATCGGACGCGTGAGCCTGCCGGCGGCCGAGCACCAGCGGCCATTCCGAGCGACCCGGCTCCTCGCTCGCCATGGGTGCTCGCGCTGCTCGGCATCCTCGCCATCATCGGGGTCGCCGGTTTTACGGCGCTTGGCGTTTGGCAGATAGAACGGCGCGCCTGGAAGCTTGATCTCATCGCCCGTGTTGATAGCCGGATTCATGCGCCCGCGATCGCCGCACCGGGGCCTGACGCTTGGCCGCGGATCGACACAGCCAACGACGAATATCGCCGGGTCGTCGTCACAGGCCATTTTCTCAATGACCGCGAAACGCTGGTCCAGGCGGTAACGGAGCGTGGGGGCGGCTATTGGGTGCTGACGCCGCTCCGTACCGCCACCGGCTTCACCGTTCTCGTCAACCGTGGTTTTGTGCCGCCCGAATTGCGCGATGCGGCGGCACGCGCAGCGGGCCAGATTTCCGGTGAGACGACGGTCACTGGCCTCTTGCGCCTCACCGAGCCACAGGGAGCGCTTCTGCGCACGAATGATCCGGTCAATGATCGCTGGTATTCGCGCGATATCGCCGCCATCGCCGGGGCGCGCGGGTTGTCCGGCACGGCTCCGTATTTCATTGACGCAGATCGCGTTGCCGCATCGCTCTCAACACCGGTGGGGGGCCTGACGATCATAAATTTTCCCAACAACCATCTCGTCTATGCGCTGACCTGGTTCGGTCTTGCCCTGATGGTCCTGGCGGCTGCCATTTTCGTCTTTCGCGGCGAGTACCGATTGCGGCGGGGCCTGCCGCCCTAG
- a CDS encoding response regulator transcription factor has translation MDANPSLLIIEDDASFAKALRKSFERRGYEVAVSDGIDAARSALQQMAPAYAVVDLKLASGSGLECVKMLHQHDPEMKIVVLTGFASIATAVEAIKLGACHYLAKPANTDEIEAAWGRGEGDPSVPMTVRPTSIKTLEWERIHETLVETDFNISEAARRLGMHRRTLARKLEKKQVS, from the coding sequence GTGGACGCTAACCCGTCTCTTCTCATCATTGAAGACGATGCTTCCTTCGCGAAGGCACTGCGAAAGTCGTTCGAGCGCCGCGGCTATGAGGTTGCAGTGAGCGATGGCATCGACGCAGCACGGAGCGCCCTGCAGCAGATGGCGCCGGCCTATGCCGTGGTCGACCTCAAGCTTGCCAGCGGCTCCGGACTTGAATGCGTGAAGATGCTGCACCAGCACGATCCAGAGATGAAGATCGTCGTCTTGACCGGCTTTGCGAGTATCGCGACCGCTGTGGAGGCGATCAAACTGGGCGCCTGCCACTATCTGGCGAAGCCGGCCAATACCGACGAGATCGAGGCCGCGTGGGGACGCGGGGAGGGCGATCCCTCGGTACCCATGACTGTACGTCCGACGTCCATCAAGACGCTGGAATGGGAGCGCATCCACGAGACCCTTGTGGAGACGGACTTCAACATTTCAGAGGCAGCTCGGCGGCTTGGCATGCACAGGCGAACATTGGCGCGCAAGCTCGAGAAAAAGCAGGTTAGCTGA
- a CDS encoding ATP-binding protein: protein MAVCGQIITIVFVQFWFEIPLPLWPMVAVLACLVLLNIGSLLRYRLRAEVSDTELFLALVLDVAALTVQLFLSGGASNPFVSLYLLQITLGAVLLEERLVWALLAIASGCFFALTSLYRPLPLPLSDGHELFSLHIQGMFVCFILAACLLVLFTTRINRNLRDRDARLAAMRQQSAEEALIVRMGLLASGAAHELGTPLATLSVILNDWQRMPEFRADADLLEEICEMQNQVDRCKQIVSGILMSSGEARGEGTVRTTVNGFIDDLVEEWRSSRSPAHVDYVSAFSPDAAIISDPALKQVIFNIFDNAHEASPNWIGVTVRRHEDDFILTVSDVGPGFDERILAELGKPYRSSKNRPGGGLGLFLVMNVVRKLGGNVKAENHPRGGASVTLTLPIASLSSGGSRGR from the coding sequence TTGGCGGTATGCGGGCAGATCATCACGATCGTCTTCGTCCAGTTCTGGTTTGAAATACCGCTGCCGCTTTGGCCGATGGTCGCGGTGCTCGCCTGCCTGGTACTGCTCAATATCGGCAGCTTGCTCCGATACCGGCTGCGCGCGGAGGTGTCGGACACGGAGCTGTTTCTGGCGCTCGTCCTCGACGTTGCCGCCCTGACGGTACAGCTGTTTCTCAGCGGTGGTGCTTCCAATCCTTTCGTATCGCTCTATCTTCTACAGATCACACTCGGGGCTGTGCTTCTGGAGGAACGCCTCGTCTGGGCGCTTCTCGCCATAGCCAGCGGCTGCTTCTTTGCGCTCACAAGCCTTTATCGTCCACTTCCCCTTCCGCTCAGCGACGGCCACGAGCTTTTCAGTCTCCACATCCAGGGCATGTTCGTATGCTTCATTCTCGCTGCCTGTCTGCTCGTGCTCTTCACGACACGCATCAATCGCAACCTGCGCGATCGCGATGCGCGGCTCGCGGCCATGCGTCAGCAATCAGCCGAGGAGGCACTCATCGTCCGCATGGGGCTGCTGGCGTCGGGCGCTGCGCATGAACTCGGTACGCCGCTCGCGACGCTTTCGGTCATCCTCAACGACTGGCAGCGTATGCCGGAATTCCGGGCGGATGCTGACTTGCTCGAGGAGATCTGCGAAATGCAAAATCAGGTCGATCGCTGCAAGCAGATCGTCTCAGGCATCCTGATGTCGTCAGGCGAGGCGAGAGGCGAGGGCACCGTCAGAACGACAGTCAACGGGTTCATCGATGACCTGGTCGAGGAGTGGCGCTCTAGTCGCTCGCCAGCGCATGTCGACTATGTCAGCGCGTTCAGCCCCGATGCCGCCATTATCTCGGACCCGGCGTTGAAGCAGGTCATCTTCAACATTTTTGACAACGCCCACGAGGCCTCGCCGAACTGGATCGGGGTTACAGTCCGGCGACATGAGGATGATTTCATTCTGACGGTCAGCGATGTGGGACCAGGCTTCGATGAAAGGATTCTCGCCGAGTTGGGCAAGCCCTACCGTTCGAGCAAGAACAGACCGGGTGGTGGTCTCGGGCTGTTCCTGGTCATGAATGTCGTGCGAAAGCTCGGCGGAAACGTCAAGGCCGAGAACCATCCCCGCGGCGGTGCGTCGGTCACCCTCACGTTGCCCATCGCGTCGCTCTCATCAGGAGGCAGCCGTGGACGCTAA
- a CDS encoding IclR family transcriptional regulator, with product MSLVITKAIKLIELVAAGTDTLAGIASAADMSRSTAHRLLATLVEHHYLSFEARRYALGYRLLELGEQKKRSLSFVEVLRPTLVRYAEQTSDTIHLAILDGTDIVVIERAPGNRQLQINSFVGQRSPALLTAVGKALVSVLPADDWKGFLKQLPPAPPKSAEQLRRELAAARERRFAFDYNECDVGTCGVASTFLIDGTVRIAVSINGATVYFDNGRLEEMGQTAQKLAGELERAAAGLRISTIR from the coding sequence ATGAGCCTCGTCATTACCAAGGCGATCAAGTTGATCGAGCTCGTTGCGGCAGGCACCGACACCCTTGCCGGAATTGCGTCAGCCGCCGATATGTCGCGCAGCACGGCCCACAGACTGCTCGCAACTCTTGTCGAGCATCATTATCTGTCCTTTGAAGCGCGACGCTACGCGCTTGGATATCGGCTCCTCGAGCTCGGCGAACAGAAAAAGCGCAGCCTGAGCTTCGTGGAGGTACTGCGCCCCACTCTCGTCCGCTATGCGGAGCAGACATCCGACACTATCCATCTCGCTATTCTCGATGGAACCGACATTGTGGTCATCGAGCGGGCGCCTGGAAATCGGCAATTGCAGATCAATTCCTTCGTGGGACAACGGTCTCCAGCCTTGCTGACCGCCGTAGGGAAGGCGCTCGTGAGCGTATTGCCCGCAGATGACTGGAAGGGGTTCCTGAAGCAGCTCCCGCCGGCCCCGCCCAAGAGCGCCGAGCAACTGCGCCGCGAGCTGGCGGCAGCGCGCGAGCGACGCTTCGCCTTCGATTACAACGAGTGTGATGTCGGAACCTGCGGTGTCGCATCCACCTTCCTGATTGACGGGACGGTGCGAATTGCGGTCAGCATCAACGGGGCGACCGTCTATTTCGACAACGGACGCCTTGAAGAAATGGGGCAGACCGCACAGAAGCTCGCCGGGGAGCTGGAGCGCGCGGCGGCCGGGCTGCGCATCAGTACCATTCGCTAA
- a CDS encoding ABC transporter substrate-binding protein produces MHSLSPFKVRSLAFMLAISASAFALAGQADARSIKFAMGAPVLTLDPGVAAGTQAQTVRIQVMEPLVQMNAETGKIEPLLAESWTLADDKKTWTFKLRPNVKFHDGTSLTAADVVASLSRIIDPKSGLGRAADLRAISEVAAIDDLTVKLTTAAPFGALLQVLALDSASILSAASLKADPAKIGWNPVGTGPFKYVSHQAEQSVTLNRNDAYWGEKPAADGIQFITVPEAATRLSMLETGEADIVTDVPGSEIERLQSTPEISLLKKPNTRVGHIGINVSKPPFNDARIRQALNFAVDQEAIAEGVLRGLGIPAETIIAPPVFGYAPQKLYSYDPKKAKALLAEAGFPNGFKTTIWTPQGRYYMDRETVIAVQAQLKEIGIDASVEIVDWSTYLAALRKPQAENKSELYMLGWETGTADIQIILDTVFDSARMPPNGWNTMFYKNPEVDSLRVEIGREVDPDKRLKLAADVQALIMKDAPWVPLYSYIQVTGYRKNISGLEYLATDVYRLKNIKFN; encoded by the coding sequence ATGCATAGTCTCTCGCCGTTCAAGGTGCGATCATTGGCATTCATGCTGGCGATCAGTGCGAGTGCTTTTGCATTGGCTGGCCAGGCCGATGCACGCAGCATCAAGTTCGCAATGGGAGCGCCCGTCCTGACGCTTGACCCAGGCGTGGCGGCCGGAACGCAGGCGCAGACCGTGCGAATCCAAGTCATGGAACCTCTCGTGCAGATGAACGCCGAGACGGGTAAGATCGAGCCGCTGTTGGCCGAAAGTTGGACGCTGGCCGATGACAAGAAGACTTGGACCTTCAAGTTGCGTCCCAACGTCAAGTTCCATGATGGTACATCGCTCACTGCTGCTGATGTCGTGGCGTCCCTCAGCCGCATCATCGATCCGAAATCGGGTCTCGGCCGCGCGGCGGATCTACGTGCAATCAGCGAGGTTGCGGCCATTGACGATCTGACCGTCAAGCTCACGACCGCGGCGCCTTTTGGCGCGCTGCTGCAGGTTCTCGCGCTGGATTCCGCATCCATTCTAAGCGCCGCTTCCCTTAAGGCAGACCCGGCGAAGATCGGCTGGAACCCTGTTGGCACCGGCCCCTTCAAATACGTGTCGCATCAGGCTGAGCAGAGCGTCACGCTCAACCGCAACGACGCCTACTGGGGTGAGAAACCGGCGGCAGATGGCATTCAATTCATCACAGTTCCCGAGGCTGCGACGCGCCTTTCAATGCTAGAAACCGGTGAGGCGGACATCGTGACAGATGTTCCCGGCTCCGAAATCGAGCGACTGCAGTCGACGCCCGAAATTTCCTTACTGAAGAAGCCGAACACCCGCGTTGGTCATATCGGCATCAACGTGAGCAAGCCTCCCTTCAATGACGCGCGGATACGCCAAGCCCTCAACTTCGCCGTCGATCAGGAGGCGATCGCCGAGGGCGTCCTGCGTGGGCTCGGCATACCGGCAGAGACGATCATCGCGCCCCCGGTGTTCGGCTACGCGCCACAAAAGCTCTATTCCTACGATCCGAAGAAAGCGAAGGCGCTGCTCGCCGAGGCCGGTTTCCCGAACGGGTTCAAGACGACGATTTGGACGCCGCAGGGCCGCTACTACATGGACCGCGAGACGGTGATCGCGGTGCAGGCTCAGCTCAAGGAGATCGGCATCGACGCCTCCGTCGAGATCGTCGACTGGTCGACCTATCTCGCGGCCTTGCGCAAGCCGCAGGCGGAGAACAAGTCCGAGCTCTACATGCTAGGCTGGGAGACCGGCACCGCGGATATCCAGATCATTCTAGACACGGTGTTCGACAGCGCGCGTATGCCGCCCAACGGCTGGAACACCATGTTCTACAAGAACCCGGAAGTGGATTCCCTACGTGTGGAGATCGGGCGCGAGGTGGATCCCGACAAGCGACTGAAACTAGCTGCCGATGTTCAGGCACTGATCATGAAAGACGCGCCTTGGGTGCCGCTGTACAGCTACATTCAGGTTACTGGGTACCGTAAAAATATCAGCGGCTTGGAATATCTCGCTACGGACGTCTATCGCCTCAAGAATATCAAGTTCAACTGA
- a CDS encoding ABC transporter permease, whose protein sequence is MDLASFITRRLVYAALVLLALSVLVFSILQLVPGDPAVTVGGMGASQADIEVIRHQLGFDQPVWWQFLSWLGGLFTGDWGTSIVSREPVLPILIERFRMTLLLASAGILFAAVVGVTLGVNAALRANSVSDLLLSVIALIGVSAPIFWIGLILQLIFSVRLGLLPSTGAGSLSHLILPALAIGGNSIGIIMRMTRASLLEVLQQDYVRTAQAKGLKHRTVIYTHALRNAFVPILTVIGIQFAYLMGGAVLIETVFVWPGIGKLLADSVFRRDFPIVQGAILIIGAFFILVNTLVDFAYTIVDPRIKAS, encoded by the coding sequence ATGGATCTCGCGTCGTTCATCACACGCAGGCTGGTCTATGCCGCACTGGTGCTTCTCGCTCTCTCGGTACTGGTGTTCTCCATCCTGCAACTTGTACCCGGTGATCCGGCCGTAACAGTCGGCGGTATGGGAGCATCACAAGCGGATATCGAAGTAATTCGTCATCAGCTTGGTTTTGATCAGCCCGTCTGGTGGCAGTTTCTAAGCTGGCTTGGCGGGCTCTTCACGGGAGATTGGGGCACGTCCATCGTCTCCCGCGAGCCCGTGCTGCCGATCCTGATCGAACGATTCCGGATGACTCTGCTGCTCGCCAGCGCCGGCATCCTATTCGCGGCGGTCGTGGGCGTGACCCTTGGCGTCAATGCAGCCCTGCGCGCCAATTCAGTGTCGGACCTCCTCCTGTCGGTCATCGCGCTGATCGGCGTCTCCGCGCCCATCTTCTGGATTGGCCTCATTCTCCAGCTCATCTTCTCCGTGCGCCTCGGCCTTCTGCCGTCGACAGGTGCGGGAAGTCTTTCGCATCTCATCTTGCCGGCGCTCGCCATCGGCGGCAATTCGATCGGCATCATCATGCGCATGACGCGAGCAAGCCTTCTGGAGGTTCTGCAGCAGGATTATGTCCGCACCGCCCAGGCCAAGGGGCTCAAGCACCGGACGGTGATCTATACACACGCGCTGCGCAACGCCTTCGTGCCCATCCTGACGGTCATCGGCATCCAGTTCGCCTATCTCATGGGCGGCGCCGTTCTCATCGAGACGGTCTTTGTCTGGCCGGGGATCGGCAAGTTGCTCGCCGATTCCGTTTTCCGGCGCGATTTCCCCATCGTTCAAGGCGCCATCCTCATCATCGGAGCCTTCTTCATCCTGGTGAATACCTTGGTCGACTTCGCCTATACGATCGTCGATCCGCGCATCAAGGCCAGCTGA